A genomic stretch from Gemmatimonadaceae bacterium includes:
- a CDS encoding NADH-quinone oxidoreductase subunit M, whose protein sequence is MATFLQSIGYHGWVLPALLVIPTLGALVVWLHGFTRRGASEADQAAGAMVARRLTFAILVIEFLVSVGLWWSFDPASSGWQAAVDWPWIDSWGARFSLGIDGLSLMMVLLTTFLMPLAVLGGWTSVRHKVHTYHVLMLLLTVGMLGVFVAKDLFLFYVMWEVMLIPMYFIIGVWGGERRIYASIKFFIYTMVGSLLMLVAIIYLGWQAGILEGRPNFAFDAILNLPEFRPMVAFWLFVAFFVAFAVKVPMFPFHTWLPDAHVEAPTAGSVILAGVLLKLGTYGFLRLAVPLFPGIALHPTVRAVIIALAVIGVIYGSLVALVQPDFKKLVAYSSVAHLGMVMLGIFALTRESVQGALMVMIGHGISTGALFFLIGMIYERRHSRLFADYGGIAKVMPIYATLLTIVALSSIGLPGTNGFIGEFLVMVGSFRTVPVMTTISAIGVILAAAYLLWALQRILYNRLDQPANAHLTDLNWREIGLLAPLIFVIIWMGVYPKPVLTRMEASVTKFVQTVETKAAQQSATISMGGGR, encoded by the coding sequence ATGGCAACGTTTCTGCAATCGATCGGTTACCACGGGTGGGTGCTGCCGGCGCTGCTGGTGATCCCGACGCTCGGCGCGCTGGTGGTGTGGCTGCACGGCTTCACGCGGCGCGGAGCATCCGAGGCCGATCAGGCCGCCGGCGCGATGGTGGCACGCCGCCTCACGTTCGCGATCCTCGTCATCGAGTTCCTCGTGTCCGTTGGACTGTGGTGGTCGTTCGACCCCGCGTCCAGCGGCTGGCAGGCGGCGGTGGACTGGCCGTGGATCGACTCCTGGGGCGCGCGCTTCTCGCTCGGCATCGACGGCCTGTCGCTGATGATGGTGCTGCTCACGACCTTCCTCATGCCGCTGGCGGTGCTCGGCGGCTGGACGAGCGTGCGCCACAAGGTGCACACGTACCACGTCCTCATGCTCCTCCTCACGGTCGGCATGCTCGGCGTCTTCGTGGCGAAGGATCTCTTCCTGTTCTACGTCATGTGGGAAGTGATGCTCATCCCCATGTACTTCATTATCGGGGTGTGGGGCGGGGAGCGTCGGATCTACGCGAGCATCAAGTTCTTCATCTACACCATGGTCGGGTCGTTGCTGATGCTGGTGGCGATCATTTACCTGGGCTGGCAGGCGGGAATCCTCGAGGGTCGGCCGAACTTCGCGTTCGACGCGATTCTCAACCTTCCTGAGTTCCGGCCCATGGTGGCCTTCTGGCTGTTCGTCGCGTTCTTCGTGGCGTTTGCGGTCAAGGTGCCGATGTTCCCGTTCCACACCTGGCTGCCGGACGCGCACGTCGAGGCCCCGACGGCAGGTTCGGTGATTCTGGCCGGTGTGCTGCTCAAGCTCGGCACCTACGGGTTCCTCCGGCTCGCGGTCCCGTTGTTCCCGGGTATCGCTCTGCACCCCACGGTGCGCGCCGTGATCATTGCCCTCGCGGTGATCGGCGTGATTTACGGGTCACTCGTCGCGCTGGTACAGCCGGACTTCAAGAAGCTGGTGGCCTACAGCTCGGTGGCGCACCTCGGCATGGTGATGCTCGGCATCTTTGCGCTCACGCGCGAATCGGTGCAGGGCGCCCTGATGGTGATGATCGGCCACGGGATCTCGACCGGTGCGCTGTTCTTTCTCATCGGCATGATCTACGAGCGCCGTCACTCGCGCCTCTTTGCCGACTACGGCGGCATCGCGAAAGTGATGCCCATCTACGCGACGCTGCTCACCATCGTCGCGCTCAGCTCCATCGGCCTGCCGGGCACCAACGGATTCATCGGTGAGTTCCTGGTCATGGTGGGCTCGTTCCGCACCGTGCCGGTGATGACCACGATCTCGGCGATCGGGGTGATCCTCGCCGCTGCATACCTCCTTTGGGCGTTGCAGCGCATCCTGTACAACCGGCTCGACCAGCCAGCCAATGCGCACCTCACCGACCTGAACTGGCGGGAGATCGGGCTCCTCGCCCCGCTGATCTTCGTCATCATCTGGATGGGCGTCTATCCCAAGCCCGTGCTGACCCGCATGGAGGCCTCGGTGACGAAGTTCGTGCAGACGGTGGAGACAAAGGCGGCGCAGCAGTCGGCGACGATCTCGATGGGCGGAGGCCGCTGA